From Candidatus Nezhaarchaeota archaeon, a single genomic window includes:
- the tatC gene encoding twin-arginine translocase subunit TatC — MAARRESELEFQQHLEELLVRARRALVAIVVAMAIVSTIPARVNPEYVTLISVLILKVEEDLLPSGVTLIASTWTGAILTYLYMSLLAGFVLASPIVAYEIYKYVEPALYSHEKRYLLLFTASFVSLLVLGMAFSYFILLPWTYRLLLNFARLIGAQPFFTVDDFLAFTILLMLGVGLTFTFPVVTTLLVKLGILSPETLTSRWREVVVAVFVLAAMLTPDVSGLTMIMLAAPIIALYAVAIVIAKLIHRTKVGGEGLERKEGDSLSYKGSPLFNFA; from the coding sequence ATGGCCGCTAGGCGTGAAAGCGAATTAGAGTTTCAGCAACACTTAGAGGAGCTGCTAGTAAGAGCTAGGAGAGCCCTAGTAGCTATCGTCGTTGCAATGGCTATAGTCTCCACGATCCCCGCCCGAGTGAACCCGGAATACGTTACGCTCATCTCCGTCCTCATACTGAAGGTTGAGGAGGATCTACTGCCCAGCGGCGTTACGCTGATAGCGAGTACTTGGACAGGCGCAATACTGACTTACTTATACATGTCGCTCTTAGCGGGCTTCGTCCTAGCTTCTCCCATAGTGGCTTATGAAATATACAAGTACGTAGAGCCTGCCTTATATTCACACGAGAAGCGCTACCTACTTCTATTCACTGCCTCCTTCGTAAGCCTCTTAGTGCTAGGCATGGCGTTCTCGTACTTCATCCTCCTCCCATGGACCTACAGGCTCCTCCTAAACTTCGCTAGGCTAATAGGAGCCCAGCCCTTCTTCACAGTCGACGACTTCCTGGCCTTCACCATATTGCTTATGCTAGGCGTGGGGCTTACTTTCACCTTCCCGGTGGTAACTACGCTACTAGTAAAGCTGGGCATACTATCGCCTGAGACCCTCACCTCTAGGTGGAGAGAGGTTGTCGTAGCTGTCTTCGTGCTAGCTGCCATGCTCACGCCTGATGTCTCAGGCCTAACCATGATAATGCTGGCCGCCCCTATCATAGCCCTCTACGCCGTGGCCATAGTAATAGCTAAGCTGATCCACAGGACGAAGGTAGGCGGAGAAGGTCTAGAGAGGAAGGAAGGTGATTCGCTCAGCTATAAAGGCAGCCCTCTCTTCAACTTCGCTTAG
- the proS gene encoding proline--tRNA ligase, with product MVEAQLKQQDFTKWFRDVTLMAEVYDYRVLVKGCGVWPSYGFKLRNNVLSIMRRLLDEAGHEECLFPLLIPRTLLAKEKEHIKNFEEEVFWVTRGGSTELDEKLALRPTSETIIMPMFKLWIHSHRDLPKKVYQVVSVFRYETKATHPMIRVREVTTFKEAHTAHASLEDAEKQVREAVEIYRKFFRELGVPYVVSMRPSWDKFAGALYTISFDTLMPEGKALQIGTVHNLGQNFSKAFEVEFLKQDGTRDYVYTTSYGVSERVIAALISIHGDDHGLVLPPKVAPIQVVVVPIPYKGKEAEVLEEARKVLKQLEEAGIRAKIDDRDDITPGEKFYVWELKGVPVRVEVGPRDVKAGTVTLCRRDRLERVTVNAGRVVHEVEGLLHEVEEGLRERAWREFKERLFYVKSLEEARELVAAKKGIVHVPWCGSESCGLKLEEEVEGRVLGVPLDEGGAEGPCVICSHQPSTLVRLAKTY from the coding sequence TTGGTAGAAGCTCAGCTCAAGCAGCAAGATTTCACTAAGTGGTTTAGGGACGTCACGTTAATGGCAGAAGTCTATGATTACCGGGTGCTAGTCAAGGGGTGCGGAGTTTGGCCAAGCTACGGGTTTAAGCTAAGGAACAACGTGCTCTCAATCATGCGCCGCCTCCTCGACGAGGCTGGCCATGAGGAGTGCCTCTTCCCCCTACTCATACCTAGAACCCTACTGGCTAAGGAGAAGGAGCACATTAAGAACTTCGAGGAGGAGGTTTTTTGGGTAACGAGGGGAGGGAGCACAGAGCTAGATGAGAAGTTAGCACTGAGGCCTACGAGCGAGACCATAATTATGCCCATGTTTAAGCTCTGGATCCATTCGCACAGAGACCTACCTAAGAAGGTCTACCAGGTGGTTAGTGTATTTCGATACGAGACAAAGGCCACCCATCCAATGATAAGGGTTAGAGAGGTCACGACATTTAAGGAGGCGCACACAGCCCATGCTAGCCTTGAAGATGCTGAGAAACAAGTCAGGGAGGCCGTGGAGATCTATAGGAAGTTCTTCAGAGAGCTCGGAGTACCTTACGTAGTGTCGATGAGGCCCTCTTGGGATAAATTCGCTGGGGCCCTCTACACTATATCCTTCGATACCCTCATGCCTGAGGGTAAGGCTCTCCAAATAGGGACAGTGCACAACCTCGGGCAGAACTTCTCTAAGGCTTTCGAAGTAGAGTTCCTTAAGCAAGACGGCACAAGGGACTACGTATACACCACGAGCTATGGGGTCTCGGAGAGGGTGATAGCTGCCCTGATCTCCATCCATGGAGACGACCACGGCCTCGTCCTACCTCCAAAAGTAGCCCCTATACAGGTAGTGGTGGTACCCATACCCTACAAGGGAAAGGAGGCCGAGGTCTTAGAGGAGGCCCGCAAGGTACTTAAGCAGCTAGAGGAGGCCGGAATTAGGGCTAAGATAGATGATAGAGACGACATCACCCCGGGCGAGAAGTTCTACGTCTGGGAGCTTAAGGGAGTGCCAGTTAGGGTTGAGGTAGGCCCGAGAGACGTAAAGGCTGGGACTGTTACCCTATGTAGGCGAGATAGGCTCGAGAGAGTGACAGTGAACGCTGGCAGAGTAGTACACGAAGTTGAGGGGCTACTCCACGAAGTTGAGGAGGGCCTAAGGGAGAGAGCGTGGAGAGAGTTTAAGGAAAGACTATTCTACGTAAAGTCCTTAGAGGAAGCGAGGGAGCTAGTGGCAGCTAAGAAGGGCATTGTGCACGTTCCCTGGTGTGGCTCTGAGAGTTGCGGGCTGAAGCTGGAGGAAGAAGTAGAAGGTAGAGTCCTAGGGGTGCCTCTAGATGAAGGAGGAGCGGAAGGGCCTTGCGTTATTTGCAGCCACCAGCCCTCAACCCTGGTCAGGCTAGCCAAGACCTATTAG
- a CDS encoding PfkB family carbohydrate kinase, which produces MDIAVAGHVTYDLIYHGQLARGRFLGGTATYSSLLFAKLFFRPLLVSRVGQDLEDRDLNLLATSTKLSVKRSEGPTTRFEIRYLDGKRRLRLLARCDPLAEDDIEQLGEVDLLLLGPVAGEIEPRLIKEVIVRAGGFVAAVLQGFLRRFNASGEVSLKPSLEALNSLSRLSMLCGSSEEVMVLARTGDLKKALKKLVDLGPSYVAATMGRRGSWLALKGFLLRAPCYPVLKVVDPTGAGDVYAGVLALLLSRGEDATWSMSMATAAASFTVESLGPIYKASLSEVEERAAFIAERITFLPL; this is translated from the coding sequence GTGGATATAGCGGTGGCTGGCCATGTGACATACGACCTAATATACCATGGGCAGCTAGCTAGAGGAAGGTTCTTAGGCGGCACGGCTACGTACTCCTCTCTACTATTTGCTAAGTTATTTTTCAGGCCTCTGCTAGTATCGAGAGTAGGACAGGACCTTGAAGATAGGGACCTCAACCTGCTGGCCACATCTACAAAGCTTAGTGTTAAGAGGTCTGAGGGCCCAACTACGAGGTTTGAGATAAGGTATCTTGATGGCAAGAGGAGGCTGAGGCTACTTGCTAGGTGCGACCCTCTGGCTGAGGACGACATAGAGCAGCTGGGGGAAGTAGACTTATTGCTCCTCGGGCCAGTGGCAGGGGAGATAGAGCCCAGGTTGATTAAGGAGGTAATTGTCAGAGCTGGAGGATTCGTGGCAGCTGTACTTCAGGGCTTCCTAAGACGCTTTAACGCTAGCGGAGAGGTGTCTCTTAAGCCTAGTCTAGAGGCCTTAAACTCCTTGTCTAGGCTATCTATGCTATGTGGATCTAGCGAGGAGGTAATGGTCTTAGCTAGGACTGGAGATCTTAAGAAGGCCCTCAAGAAGCTCGTAGACCTAGGGCCTAGCTATGTTGCAGCGACCATGGGTAGGCGGGGGTCGTGGCTTGCCCTAAAGGGCTTTCTTCTGAGAGCCCCCTGCTACCCTGTGTTGAAGGTAGTCGATCCTACTGGGGCAGGAGATGTATATGCAGGTGTCTTAGCCCTCCTTCTTTCACGGGGGGAAGACGCTACTTGGTCTATGTCCATGGCCACGGCAGCAGCCTCCTTTACAGTTGAGAGCCTCGGCCCTATCTATAAGGCCTCGCTAAGCGAAGTTGAAGAGAGGGCTGCCTTTATAGCTGAGCGAATCACCTTCCTTCCTCTCTAG
- the ade gene encoding adenine deaminase — translation MLKEELSEASLVVKSVNLVNVATGEVYETSIAIDHGLVVDVGHVNDLVGTSTRVIDAHGLYAAPGFIDSHVHLESSHLTLSGFAEAALPHGTTSAVFDPHEIANVAGVVGIEALMMEAEALPFGSYFTVPSCVPSAPGLETSGAELGTSEVEDLLTRPSVVGLAEVMDYLGVLQRRPALLSKIKAALKLLKRVDGHCPGLRGRRLASYVGAGPSSDHECIGAEEALEKLRLGLWVMIREGSAAKELDEVLQVVLRKGLDTSRLLLVTDDLDPRDLVSGYFDVRLRRAVELGIDPAEAIRLVTLNPSTYFRLDYKAGLIAPGWRADLVILRDLRSFEVVHVVLAGELAVSNGFLLRPLPQVSYPEPLYHSVRAPKLSPFDFAIRTSIEEGEAEARAIEVYNGSLVTKERRVKLKVVNGLVQPSPDTDVIQLAVIERHGRSGGVGKGFLLGLGLRRGAVASTYAHDAHNIVVAGASWSDMAKAVKRLKELQGGFVVIVEGRVEAELELRIAGLLSPGQPKHVAEALKKVEEALRRLGCRLSRPLQTLSFISLPVIPKLRLTDKGLVDVEEGCIVNPVLG, via the coding sequence TTGCTTAAAGAGGAGTTGAGCGAAGCCTCCCTCGTGGTTAAATCAGTCAACTTAGTTAACGTAGCCACCGGGGAGGTTTACGAGACCTCTATAGCTATTGACCATGGGCTGGTGGTTGATGTAGGCCACGTCAATGATTTAGTGGGGACCTCCACGAGGGTTATTGACGCACACGGCCTCTACGCAGCCCCAGGCTTTATTGACAGCCACGTGCATTTAGAGAGCTCTCACTTAACTCTGTCGGGGTTTGCTGAGGCGGCTTTGCCGCATGGCACTACTTCAGCCGTCTTCGATCCTCATGAGATAGCTAACGTTGCTGGAGTGGTTGGCATCGAGGCCTTAATGATGGAGGCCGAGGCCCTCCCCTTCGGGAGCTACTTCACCGTGCCTAGCTGCGTTCCTTCAGCTCCAGGGCTAGAAACGAGTGGCGCTGAGCTAGGTACAAGCGAAGTAGAGGACCTACTCACAAGGCCGAGCGTGGTAGGCTTGGCTGAAGTAATGGATTACTTGGGCGTGCTTCAGCGCCGCCCCGCCCTCCTAAGCAAGATTAAAGCCGCCCTCAAGTTACTGAAGAGGGTCGACGGACACTGCCCAGGACTACGCGGCAGGAGGCTAGCTAGCTATGTAGGCGCTGGGCCTAGCTCAGACCATGAGTGTATCGGCGCTGAAGAGGCCCTAGAGAAGTTGAGGCTAGGGCTTTGGGTAATGATTAGAGAAGGGTCTGCTGCAAAGGAGTTAGATGAGGTGCTTCAAGTAGTACTTAGGAAGGGCTTAGATACCTCTAGGCTACTGCTTGTCACCGACGACCTAGACCCGAGGGACCTCGTGTCTGGCTACTTTGACGTTAGGCTTAGGAGGGCTGTGGAGCTAGGCATCGATCCTGCTGAAGCGATTAGGCTAGTAACTTTAAACCCATCCACGTACTTCAGGCTTGACTACAAAGCAGGGCTGATAGCTCCTGGCTGGAGGGCTGACTTAGTTATCCTTAGGGACTTGAGGAGCTTTGAAGTAGTCCATGTAGTCTTAGCCGGAGAGCTAGCGGTCAGCAATGGCTTTCTCCTACGTCCCCTCCCCCAAGTAAGCTACCCTGAACCCCTCTACCACTCGGTTAGGGCTCCTAAGTTGAGCCCCTTTGACTTCGCTATAAGGACTAGCATAGAGGAAGGGGAGGCTGAGGCTAGGGCTATCGAGGTTTACAATGGTAGCTTAGTAACTAAGGAGCGGAGAGTGAAGCTTAAGGTGGTCAATGGTCTTGTTCAGCCCTCCCCGGACACCGATGTTATTCAGCTTGCAGTTATAGAGCGCCACGGAAGGAGCGGCGGCGTGGGAAAGGGCTTCCTATTAGGCCTAGGGTTAAGGAGAGGGGCCGTTGCCTCTACGTACGCTCACGACGCTCACAATATAGTCGTCGCCGGCGCCTCGTGGAGTGATATGGCTAAGGCCGTTAAGAGGCTTAAGGAGCTTCAGGGAGGCTTCGTCGTAATTGTGGAGGGCCGAGTCGAGGCTGAGCTTGAGCTAAGGATAGCTGGCCTCCTAAGCCCCGGGCAGCCTAAGCACGTAGCCGAGGCGTTAAAGAAAGTTGAGGAGGCTCTACGTAGGCTCGGCTGTAGGCTTTCAAGGCCTCTTCAGACGCTATCCTTCATCTCCCTCCCAGTAATTCCTAAGCTTAGGCTCACTGACAAAGGGCTAGTGGATGTTGAAGAGGGCTGCATAGTGAACCCTGTATTAGGCTAA
- a CDS encoding nickel-dependent hydrogenase large subunit, which translates to MVDEVIIDPMTRIEGHLAIKLKVDKGEVVDAYSMGMLWRGLERIVLGRDPRDAPIILSRICGVCHGAHRQASILAIERACMGKDYYPPDNAVRIRNVMEGIQETWDHAAHLTVLCGPDFAVYGLAGKSCPGLRQPHWAPPASNKPPLTKAPCLELDVDRYYQLLHTLILPTQKLAHEALAIFAGKVPHYMTALPGGVTVSPSPADVALAYTKMKEVKEVVCNVYDYIWNVFIPHLIEEHLDVVELVSNIGVGVRNFLAYGVCPDPDRNYRNFLEGGVIFNYPVNKTPEPVNLEEIEEHVKYSWYTDVSGGKIARQPPPEPMYNKEGAYSWMKAPRYKGEPCEVGPLARMIINGKYTPISKHGSSLIDRVLARLVETKLYADAVLDWLLELASHLGKPVYDGNFKIRDGEGFGTWEPPRGALLHYIKISGGKTAAYQCVVPSTWNVSPRDAKGKRGPIEEALIKAPVPYDERAKRYDVINPVRIVRSFDPCLACGIHLMTPDGTVVQKATVTLGLP; encoded by the coding sequence GTGGTTGACGAGGTAATAATAGACCCAATGACTAGAATAGAGGGACACTTAGCAATTAAGCTTAAGGTGGATAAGGGGGAGGTGGTTGATGCTTACTCCATGGGCATGCTTTGGAGAGGCCTTGAGCGAATCGTACTTGGGAGAGATCCTAGGGATGCGCCAATAATTCTATCGAGAATCTGTGGTGTATGCCACGGGGCGCATAGGCAGGCCTCCATCCTAGCTATAGAGCGCGCTTGCATGGGCAAGGACTACTATCCACCAGACAATGCTGTTAGGATCAGGAACGTAATGGAAGGCATCCAAGAGACTTGGGATCATGCAGCTCACTTGACAGTGCTCTGCGGCCCAGACTTCGCAGTCTATGGCTTAGCAGGTAAGTCCTGCCCTGGGCTCCGCCAGCCTCACTGGGCCCCCCCGGCCTCTAATAAGCCTCCGTTAACCAAGGCTCCATGCCTTGAGCTGGACGTCGACCGCTACTACCAGCTCCTCCATACATTAATTCTACCAACTCAGAAGCTAGCCCACGAGGCCTTGGCTATATTTGCTGGAAAGGTGCCCCACTACATGACCGCCCTACCTGGCGGCGTTACGGTAAGCCCTAGCCCGGCTGACGTCGCCCTAGCCTACACTAAAATGAAGGAAGTTAAAGAGGTAGTCTGCAACGTCTATGACTATATATGGAACGTCTTCATCCCCCATCTAATTGAAGAGCACTTAGACGTAGTAGAACTAGTGAGCAACATAGGGGTGGGCGTGAGGAACTTCTTAGCTTACGGAGTCTGCCCCGACCCAGATAGGAACTATAGGAACTTCTTAGAGGGCGGTGTAATCTTCAACTACCCGGTCAATAAGACGCCTGAGCCAGTTAACTTAGAAGAAATAGAGGAGCACGTTAAGTACTCATGGTATACTGACGTGAGCGGTGGTAAAATAGCGCGGCAGCCTCCACCTGAGCCCATGTACAATAAGGAGGGGGCTTACTCCTGGATGAAGGCTCCTAGGTATAAAGGAGAGCCCTGCGAAGTCGGCCCGCTGGCTAGAATGATCATCAACGGTAAGTATACGCCAATATCTAAGCACGGCTCTTCTTTGATAGACAGGGTCCTTGCTAGATTAGTAGAAACGAAGCTGTACGCAGACGCGGTCCTCGACTGGTTGCTAGAGCTAGCTAGCCACTTAGGTAAGCCCGTGTACGATGGTAATTTTAAGATAAGGGATGGCGAGGGCTTCGGTACTTGGGAGCCTCCTAGAGGCGCGCTACTTCACTACATTAAAATAAGTGGTGGTAAGACCGCTGCTTATCAGTGCGTGGTTCCATCGACGTGGAACGTCTCGCCACGGGACGCCAAAGGTAAGAGGGGACCTATTGAGGAGGCCCTCATAAAGGCCCCGGTCCCTTACGATGAGAGAGCCAAGCGTTACGATGTTATAAACCCTGTTAGAATAGTGAGGTCCTTCGATCCCTGCTTAGCTTGCGGTATCCATTTAATGACCCCAGATGGTACGGTTGTTCAGAAGGCCACTGTTACTCTAGGCCTACCGTAG
- a CDS encoding twin-arginine translocase TatA/TatE family subunit, whose product MIGAAELLVLFFIALLLFGPKKIPEMARVLGEAIREFRRASTPAPPLVKKTRDEELLLKVARELGIEVEGKDVDEVARAIVETARQRQELKRGSS is encoded by the coding sequence ATGATAGGTGCAGCAGAGCTCCTCGTCTTGTTCTTCATAGCCCTACTGCTCTTCGGCCCAAAGAAGATACCTGAAATGGCGAGGGTGCTAGGTGAAGCCATCAGAGAGTTTAGGAGGGCCTCAACGCCAGCTCCACCGCTAGTTAAGAAAACGAGGGACGAGGAGCTCCTTCTCAAAGTAGCTAGAGAGCTAGGGATTGAGGTGGAAGGTAAAGATGTAGACGAAGTGGCAAGAGCTATCGTAGAGACGGCTAGGCAAAGGCAAGAGTTAAAAAGAGGGTCCAGCTAG
- a CDS encoding 30S ribosomal protein S26e, with amino-acid sequence MPKKRKSRGRSKGAKGRDSILYCDGCGRPIPRGKAIRVTRTVNLVDPQFRKELESKGVVISRSVITKTLCVSCAVYQ; translated from the coding sequence ATGCCGAAGAAGCGTAAGAGTAGAGGGCGTAGCAAGGGGGCTAAGGGGAGGGACTCGATACTATATTGCGATGGATGCGGTAGGCCGATTCCTAGAGGAAAAGCGATCAGAGTGACGAGGACGGTCAACCTAGTAGATCCTCAGTTTAGGAAGGAGCTGGAGAGTAAGGGCGTCGTTATATCTAGGAGCGTAATAACTAAGACCCTATGTGTAAGCTGTGCAGTGTACCAA
- a CDS encoding twin-arginine translocase TatA/TatE family subunit → MGGYEWLIILFIILILFGAKKLPELARGLGEAVKEFRRASQGEVDEKRLSSMSEDKVIKLARELGINTEGKSREEIIKQIVEEVSKSRAR, encoded by the coding sequence ATGGGCGGCTACGAGTGGTTAATAATACTGTTCATTATACTAATATTGTTCGGGGCTAAGAAGCTCCCGGAGCTTGCCAGAGGCTTAGGTGAAGCTGTTAAGGAGTTCAGGAGGGCCTCGCAGGGGGAAGTAGATGAAAAGAGGCTCTCGTCCATGAGCGAGGACAAGGTAATAAAGCTAGCGAGGGAGCTAGGCATTAATACGGAGGGTAAAAGTAGGGAGGAGATAATTAAGCAAATAGTTGAAGAGGTATCAAAGTCAAGGGCTAGGTAG
- a CDS encoding polyprenyl synthetase family protein, which produces MNQETPPLSKLPYCLNEATCSLLTEFEHRLRNELVKLTPPLFLEPVLYAVSGGKRIRPLILLLSSCLMGKPSLDPFPAAITVELLHCGSLVHDDIIDREKLRRGRDPFHIKFGFEMGVLSADLMLALSSLLVSHYGVSRLVRSMLKELSKSAMEMCEGELLESSFFRSREITWRQYLKIVKLKTAPLFRASAKLGGLIATRGRSTRLVASLAKYGLLVGMAYQVRDDVLDAEQGGNEALRMLGMDKLPVLKELSRLLVAKAKLLLGPFQPSPFKSALLKLADVAIEREL; this is translated from the coding sequence ATGAACCAAGAAACCCCCCCGCTTAGTAAACTTCCTTACTGCCTTAACGAGGCTACCTGCTCCCTCCTAACGGAGTTTGAGCATAGGCTGAGGAATGAGCTCGTAAAGCTAACCCCTCCCCTCTTCCTCGAACCTGTTCTTTACGCTGTTAGCGGTGGTAAGCGGATAAGGCCCTTAATACTGCTGTTATCGTCATGCCTGATGGGGAAGCCTAGCCTCGACCCCTTCCCAGCCGCAATAACGGTGGAGCTACTTCACTGCGGGTCCTTAGTTCACGACGACATAATAGATCGAGAGAAGCTACGTAGAGGGAGGGATCCGTTTCACATTAAGTTCGGCTTTGAGATGGGGGTATTGAGCGCTGACTTAATGCTAGCTCTATCTTCTCTACTTGTTTCTCACTATGGTGTCTCTCGCTTAGTTAGGAGCATGCTTAAGGAGCTATCGAAGTCCGCGATGGAGATGTGCGAGGGAGAGCTCCTCGAGAGCTCCTTTTTTAGGAGTAGGGAGATTACGTGGAGGCAGTACTTAAAGATAGTTAAGCTGAAGACCGCGCCCCTCTTTAGGGCCTCAGCGAAACTGGGGGGCTTGATAGCTACTAGGGGAAGGAGTACTAGGCTCGTTGCGTCGCTAGCTAAGTACGGCCTCTTAGTAGGTATGGCTTATCAAGTTAGAGACGACGTCCTAGACGCTGAACAGGGAGGCAATGAAGCTCTGAGGATGCTTGGCATGGATAAGCTGCCTGTCCTCAAGGAGCTCTCAAGGCTCCTAGTAGCTAAGGCTAAATTGCTCCTAGGCCCCTTCCAACCCTCCCCCTTCAAGTCTGCCCTATTAAAGCTAGCCGATGTAGCTATCGAGAGAGAACTGTAG
- a CDS encoding hydrogenase small subunit — protein sequence MPRQGMGISRRDFIRTVTFLGATAALEALKPDVVHALESAAKGEVPIAWVQGAGCTGCTISLLQSSDPDLVEAITWFRLNLMFHPTVMIEPQHDPHGALKKLREFPDGGYLIVEGAIPKGNYCVVGKREDKTPISFEEWVERLGRKASVVLAVGTCASYGGIPAGYPNPTGCVGVADFFSKRRIGTPVVNIPGCPPHPDWMLLTIALVILGHADWVLESLDEYGRPSWFYPDYIHNLCPRRQHFDNLEIADAPGEQGIKCLWKIGCRGPIAKADCSVRKWNNGVNFCISAGAPCIGCCEPDFPGKEPRPKGFYEHVANPNVGSPKVFSQPFKVDLRSLARSEESNLGGALALRPLDIAALASMGIGLAALLARSRSRRVKEVEEGG from the coding sequence ATGCCGCGACAGGGCATGGGGATATCTAGGCGCGACTTCATTAGGACCGTGACCTTCCTCGGCGCTACTGCCGCCCTCGAGGCCTTAAAGCCAGACGTTGTCCACGCGCTTGAATCCGCTGCTAAAGGAGAGGTGCCAATCGCTTGGGTTCAAGGAGCAGGCTGTACAGGCTGCACAATCTCGCTACTACAAAGCTCAGACCCTGACCTAGTCGAGGCTATTACTTGGTTCAGGCTGAACCTAATGTTCCACCCCACCGTTATGATTGAGCCCCAACACGATCCGCACGGAGCCTTGAAGAAGCTCAGGGAGTTTCCTGACGGAGGTTACTTAATAGTTGAGGGAGCCATACCTAAAGGTAACTACTGCGTAGTAGGTAAGCGAGAGGATAAGACCCCTATTTCCTTTGAGGAGTGGGTCGAGAGGCTTGGGAGGAAGGCTAGCGTTGTCTTAGCCGTTGGCACTTGCGCCTCCTACGGAGGAATACCAGCGGGCTACCCTAACCCAACTGGGTGCGTGGGTGTCGCAGACTTCTTTAGTAAACGGCGCATAGGCACCCCGGTCGTTAATATCCCAGGCTGCCCACCTCATCCAGACTGGATGCTTCTGACTATAGCTCTCGTTATCCTTGGACACGCTGACTGGGTGCTTGAGAGCCTTGATGAGTACGGTAGACCTTCCTGGTTCTACCCTGACTACATACATAACTTGTGTCCAAGAAGGCAGCACTTTGACAATCTAGAGATAGCTGATGCGCCAGGTGAGCAGGGAATTAAGTGTTTGTGGAAGATTGGCTGTAGGGGGCCTATTGCTAAGGCAGACTGCTCAGTGAGAAAGTGGAATAACGGCGTAAACTTCTGTATTTCAGCCGGGGCTCCCTGTATAGGTTGCTGTGAACCAGACTTTCCTGGCAAAGAGCCTAGGCCTAAGGGCTTTTACGAACACGTAGCTAATCCCAACGTCGGATCTCCTAAGGTGTTTTCCCAGCCCTTTAAAGTGGACTTGAGATCCTTAGCTAGGTCTGAAGAAAGTAATCTGGGCGGCGCGCTTGCGCTTAGGCCTCTCGATATCGCTGCCCTTGCTAGCATGGGTATTGGCCTGGCTGCCCTCCTTGCGAGGTCTAGGAGTCGAAGGGTAAAGGAGGTGGAGGAAGGTGGTTGA